In Planococcus shixiaomingii, the DNA window CCTGCATATTCAGAAGCATTTTGGTTAAAACCAACAGCTTTTAATTCAAATCCTAAAGTGGTTTTTTCTAAAATGAACCACATCAGAACCACCATTAACAATGCAATAAAAATACCGAAGTGAAGGCGCGAGAATTCAGTCATATTTTGAAAAAACTCAGAGCGCAATGAAGCACTTGTGAAAATCTGTTCTGTCCGATCTCCGCCTCCGGATACTGTTTTAATGAGTGCGTTTGTGGTATGTAGCGCGATATAGTTCATCATGATTGTTACGATAACTTCATGAACATGGAATTTGGCTTTTAAAAGCCCAGGCACAAATCCCCATAATGCGCCGGCCACTGCTGCTGCTAAAATGGCTAGCGGCAAGTGGATAATTTTCGGCAATTCTACAGCAACCCCAACATATGCGGCTGCAAACCAGCCGACGATCAATTGGCCTTCAACACCGATATTGAACAAACCTGAACGGAAAGCGAATGCTACTGCTAGACCTGCCAAAATATACGGCGTGATTTGCCGGATTGTTTCTCCTATTGTATACAAATCTCCAAAAATCCCGCTCCAAAGAGCTGCATATCCATTGATTGGATTAAAACCACTGATAAGCATAATGATTGCGCCTACAATTAGTCCCAATATAACGGAAACGACGGGGACCAGTAGGTTTATTGCTCTATTCGACATGCTGATCCTCACCTCTCTGCTTCAAGCCATGACCGTTTGACTGATCTTCTTCGTTAATGTGATGGCCCGCCATCAACAAACCAAGTTGTTGTTCAGTCGTTTCTTCCGGAAGAACCACAT includes these proteins:
- a CDS encoding ABC transporter permease, which gives rise to MSNRAINLLVPVVSVILGLIVGAIIMLISGFNPINGYAALWSGIFGDLYTIGETIRQITPYILAGLAVAFAFRSGLFNIGVEGQLIVGWFAAAYVGVAVELPKIIHLPLAILAAAVAGALWGFVPGLLKAKFHVHEVIVTIMMNYIALHTTNALIKTVSGGGDRTEQIFTSASLRSEFFQNMTEFSRLHFGIFIALLMVVLMWFILEKTTLGFELKAVGFNQNASEYAGMNVNKNIILAMVISGAFAGLAGAMEALGTFQYVSSKGGFTGIGFDGIAVALLGMNTPLGVIFGATLFGSLKYGALNMPNAAGIPIEIVEIVIAVIIFFVASGYIIRLFLLRAAKKKEAK